The genomic DNA GCTGGCCAAGCGGCCGAACCGCCCGTGGAACATACTGTGCGCCGGCTGCTCCACGGGAGAAGAATGCTACAGCGTCTCGATGCTGGTCGAGGACTACGCGCGAACCCACCCGATCCCCTCCGTTCGCATCACCGGCATCGACCTGTCGCAACCTGCGATCGAAGAGGCGCGTACGGCCGCCTATCCCGAATCGCGCATCAACAGGGTGCCCCGTCGCTGGCGCAATGCGTACTTCGTTCGGAACGGTCAGCTGTACACCGTTGCCGAGCGCATCCGCTCGCGCGTCTTTCTGGCGCAGGGCAACCTCTGCGACGACGAAGTCCTGCGCAGGACGTACGACCTCATCATGTGCCGAAACGTCATCATCTACCTCAAAGCCGAAGTTCGCAACCGGGTGATCGCGACATTGCACCGCCACCTCGCCCCATCGAGCTACCTCATGCTGGGGCACGCCGAGATCATCCGCGAACGTACGCTGTTCGAATACCAGGGGAACTCCGTTTATCGAAGACAAGCGAAAGCGACCAACGTATGAGCATGAAACCGAGCAACATCAGCATAAGCCGCATCTTGATGATATCCTACGGCATCGTCATCGCCCTGTTCGCCCTTTCGATCGCAGTGGCGCTCTACGGCGTCCACGCGAACGCCTCCATGACCAAAGAGTTCTACAACCGGCCGTACATGGTTTCGAAAAGCGCCGTGGCGCTTCGCTTCACGATCGAGGAGATGTCGACGTACGTCGAGCAGCTGCTTAACGCAGAAAACGACGCGGCGAAACAGAAAGCGCTGGTGGCCATCGAGGATCTCACTGAACAACGCATGAACGAGCTGAACGTCGTCCGGTCGCTGTTCAAAGCCGATCCCGATCTTCTAGAACGCTTCTCGAACGCCTGCGACGAGCTGGGCGCGCGCCGCAACGCCGTGATCGGTGCAGCCGAAGCGGGAGACATCAACCGCGCCATCGACCTGTACTCGAACGAGTACCTCGCGCAAAAGGAAGTGACCGTCAACCTGTCCACCGAGGTCGTGAACACCGCAGAGCACGTAGCGCAGGCCTTCGTCAAAGACTCGTTCAGCGTCGAGGTCGGAACCTCGCTGGCCATCGGGCTTCTAGGGACGGCGGCCATCGTGCTCGTCATCGTTATGTGGAGGCGCATCACGCACAGCATCGCCGCGCCCATTCAGGAGATCGACCGCATAGCGAAGCGGTTGGCCGACGGCGATCTGACGGTGCGCTCATCCTGCACGTCCGGCAACGAGCTGGGCTCGCTCGCTTCGTCCATGAACGAAACGGTAGCTTCGCTGCGCTTCGCCACCGAGCAGCTCAGCGAAACAGCCGAGCAGGTGGCTCGCTCGTCATCGCAGATGTCGGACAGCTCCCAAGCCGTCGCGCAAGGCTCCGCCGAGCAAGCCACCGCCATCGAAGAGCTTGCCGCCAACGTTCAGAGCATCACGCACGTGGTGGGAGAGAACACCGAAAGCGTCCTGACCGTGAATTCCAACACCTCCGATGTACTGGGCGCGGTCGAGGAAAGCAGCGACTCGATAGCCCGCACCGTGTGCGCCATCGAGGAGATCAAAGACAACGCCCAGAGCATCTCGCAGCTGGCCAACTCCATC from Eggerthella lenta DSM 2243 includes the following:
- a CDS encoding CheR family methyltransferase gives rise to the protein MTDSEFEQVRSFLAQTYGLDMDSKRTLLECRLARERDRLQLPSFSAYFDLVESGRNQQERNRFVNLVTTHYTYFLRESAQFKFLFATAFPELLAKRPNRPWNILCAGCSTGEECYSVSMLVEDYARTHPIPSVRITGIDLSQPAIEEARTAAYPESRINRVPRRWRNAYFVRNGQLYTVAERIRSRVFLAQGNLCDDEVLRRTYDLIMCRNVIIYLKAEVRNRVIATLHRHLAPSSYLMLGHAEIIRERTLFEYQGNSVYRRQAKATNV
- a CDS encoding methyl-accepting chemotaxis protein, encoding MSMKPSNISISRILMISYGIVIALFALSIAVALYGVHANASMTKEFYNRPYMVSKSAVALRFTIEEMSTYVEQLLNAENDAAKQKALVAIEDLTEQRMNELNVVRSLFKADPDLLERFSNACDELGARRNAVIGAAEAGDINRAIDLYSNEYLAQKEVTVNLSTEVVNTAEHVAQAFVKDSFSVEVGTSLAIGLLGTAAIVLVIVMWRRITHSIAAPIQEIDRIAKRLADGDLTVRSSCTSGNELGSLASSMNETVASLRFATEQLSETAEQVARSSSQMSDSSQAVAQGSAEQATAIEELAANVQSITHVVGENTESVLTVNSNTSDVLGAVEESSDSIARTVCAIEEIKDNAQSISQLANSIEDISFQTNILALNASVEAARAGDAGRGFAIVAEEIRRLASQVSEASRAADELAGRAIENVEAGSELIGSASSNMEEAVTSIEDIKTAMSSIAHASEQQLEAVAQIQESMDSLSQVVQENSAASEESAVIGEELADRANELKHLIGRFKIDADPHESEAGA